Proteins co-encoded in one Girardinichthys multiradiatus isolate DD_20200921_A chromosome 11, DD_fGirMul_XY1, whole genome shotgun sequence genomic window:
- the il12bb gene encoding interleukin-12 subunit beta isoform X2 gives MKSLLLLVLCAGLCFASSDIHQHNIQTLMDNVVVVRVPYAHGSMVEVPLTCGDTYEHKDVFWKKNGEELTPALQGNQITVLVKEMKAGNYSCHLSSSGEHLNYTLILVQLEPDNRTVILEWNSPEEGHIHCSAMNYKGSFHCTWKKTQHRSHAAVLLIKASRYLDEISCVVDADGSGIQCQDVNCPYKEENNPIHLTIYMHSSSRLEAYTKSFYLREIVRPEKLPNLQISNGQVFSWAYPDTWEKPRTFFSLHFHVKVVHNGQSCNSDKNILDKFTEETKYDVNVKSKKYVFCVRAQDKYAQGPWSQWSQCIVNKTEVNCQLL, from the exons ATGAAATCGTTGCTCCTGTTGGTCCTGTGCGCTGGTCTGTGCTTTGCCAGCTCTGATATCCACCAACATAACATCCAGACTTTAATGGACAATG TTGTTGTGGTGCGAGTGCCTTATGCTCATGGCAGCATGGTTGAAGTTCCCCTGACCTGTGGAGACACTTATGAGCACAAAGATGTGTTTTGGAAGAAAAATG GGGAGGAACTGACACCAGCTCTGCAGGGGAACCAGATAACAGTTTTGGTGAAAGAGATGAAAGCAGGAAACTACTCCTGTCACCTCAGTTCCAGTGGAGAACACCTGAACTACACGCTGATCCTGGTCCAGCTGGAACCAGACAACAGAACCGTCATACTGGAGTGGAATTCTCCCGAAGAAG GTCACATCCACTGCTCAGCAATGAACTACAAAGGCTCCTTCCACTGTACCTGGAAGAAAACGCAGCACAGATCACATGCTGCAGTGCTCCTGATAAAGGCAAGCCG TTATCTGGATGAGATTTCCTGTGTGGTGGATGCTGATGGATCTGGGATTCAGTGTCAGGATGTCAACTGCCCTTACAAGGAGGAAAACAACCCCATCCACCTCACCATTTACATGCACAGCTCCTCTCGTCTGGAGGCCTACACAAAGTCATTCTACTTGAGAGAGATCG TAAGGCCAGAAAAACTCCCCAACCTGCAAATTAGTAACGGCCAGGTGTTCAGCTGGGCCTACCCAGACACATGGGAAAAGCCTCGCACCTTCTTCAGCCTCCACTTCCATGTCAAAGTTGTCCACAATGGACAATCCTGTAACAGCGACAAGAACATATTG GATAAATTCACAGAAGAAACCAAGTATGACGTCAATGTCAAATCTAAGAAGTATGTTTTCTGTGTAAGAGCTCAGGACAAATATGCCCAGGGACCATGGAGCCAATGGAGTCAGTGCAT AGTGAACAAAACAGAAGTGAACTGCCAACTCCTCTAA
- the il12bb gene encoding interleukin-12 subunit beta isoform X1, protein MVFISFLCFSLFLVTIVLNINQSLFFCFMFYQVVVVRVPYAHGSMVEVPLTCGDTYEHKDVFWKKNGEELTPALQGNQITVLVKEMKAGNYSCHLSSSGEHLNYTLILVQLEPDNRTVILEWNSPEEGHIHCSAMNYKGSFHCTWKKTQHRSHAAVLLIKASRYLDEISCVVDADGSGIQCQDVNCPYKEENNPIHLTIYMHSSSRLEAYTKSFYLREIVRPEKLPNLQISNGQVFSWAYPDTWEKPRTFFSLHFHVKVVHNGQSCNSDKNILDKFTEETKYDVNVKSKKYVFCVRAQDKYAQGPWSQWSQCIVNKTEVNCQLL, encoded by the exons ATGGTTTTTATctcttttctttgcttttctctttttttagtcACCATCGTGTTAAATATTAAccaatctctttttttttgttttatgttctaCCAAGTTGTTGTGGTGCGAGTGCCTTATGCTCATGGCAGCATGGTTGAAGTTCCCCTGACCTGTGGAGACACTTATGAGCACAAAGATGTGTTTTGGAAGAAAAATG GGGAGGAACTGACACCAGCTCTGCAGGGGAACCAGATAACAGTTTTGGTGAAAGAGATGAAAGCAGGAAACTACTCCTGTCACCTCAGTTCCAGTGGAGAACACCTGAACTACACGCTGATCCTGGTCCAGCTGGAACCAGACAACAGAACCGTCATACTGGAGTGGAATTCTCCCGAAGAAG GTCACATCCACTGCTCAGCAATGAACTACAAAGGCTCCTTCCACTGTACCTGGAAGAAAACGCAGCACAGATCACATGCTGCAGTGCTCCTGATAAAGGCAAGCCG TTATCTGGATGAGATTTCCTGTGTGGTGGATGCTGATGGATCTGGGATTCAGTGTCAGGATGTCAACTGCCCTTACAAGGAGGAAAACAACCCCATCCACCTCACCATTTACATGCACAGCTCCTCTCGTCTGGAGGCCTACACAAAGTCATTCTACTTGAGAGAGATCG TAAGGCCAGAAAAACTCCCCAACCTGCAAATTAGTAACGGCCAGGTGTTCAGCTGGGCCTACCCAGACACATGGGAAAAGCCTCGCACCTTCTTCAGCCTCCACTTCCATGTCAAAGTTGTCCACAATGGACAATCCTGTAACAGCGACAAGAACATATTG GATAAATTCACAGAAGAAACCAAGTATGACGTCAATGTCAAATCTAAGAAGTATGTTTTCTGTGTAAGAGCTCAGGACAAATATGCCCAGGGACCATGGAGCCAATGGAGTCAGTGCAT AGTGAACAAAACAGAAGTGAACTGCCAACTCCTCTAA